In Streptosporangiales bacterium, a single window of DNA contains:
- a CDS encoding YdcF family protein gives MHHQLRPCSAGIALGGPDPDVADFAAELYQRGMFPVLVFTGANSPDTVQYFPRGEAVHNRERAIELGVPADAVLVEPDATNTGQNMTLSRQVLAAAGVAVGSVMLISMPYMERRGYATCRKVWADVEVVCASVDVKFDVYADELDVDPPLVLDMMIGDMQRVIEYPKKGFAIDQDVPDEVFDAYQRLVAAGYTSRLAKL, from the coding sequence ATGCACCATCAGCTGCGGCCGTGCTCGGCGGGCATCGCGCTCGGCGGGCCCGACCCCGACGTGGCGGACTTTGCCGCCGAGCTGTACCAGCGGGGCATGTTCCCTGTGCTGGTGTTCACCGGCGCGAACAGCCCCGATACCGTGCAGTACTTCCCGCGCGGCGAGGCGGTGCACAACCGCGAGCGCGCGATCGAGCTCGGCGTGCCCGCGGACGCGGTGCTGGTCGAGCCGGACGCGACGAACACCGGCCAGAACATGACGCTCTCGCGTCAAGTGCTCGCCGCCGCCGGTGTCGCGGTGGGCTCGGTGATGCTGATCTCCATGCCCTACATGGAACGCCGCGGATACGCCACCTGCCGCAAGGTGTGGGCCGACGTCGAGGTCGTGTGCGCCTCCGTCGACGTCAAGTTCGACGTGTACGCCGACGAGCTCGACGTCGACCCGCCACTGGTGCTGGACATGATGATCGGGGACATGCAGCGGGTCATCGAATACCCGAAGAAGGGATTCGCCATCGACCAAGACGTCCCCGACGAGGTGTTCGACGCCTACCAGCGGCTGGTCGCTGCCGGGTACACCAGCCGCCTGGCCAAGCTATAG
- a CDS encoding flagellar biosynthesis protein FlgA, protein MAGEQSTPVADRAEKSAGAPAESGLVMPRSTVPRRRRRPVMVLVGALLCVNGGLVGAWLSTTAADTAAVLVVARPVAYGDALTAADVRVTQITVGAGVSVVPASRRSQVLGQFATRDLRPSTLLTRSALSRQRVPGPGEELVGVAVSASRMPNQPLRAQDQVAVVSTPPDDADPPTEQPDELAATVVSVGRPDANGIRVVDLRVPAGAGAALAARAATGRVALVLRAPGE, encoded by the coding sequence ATGGCAGGCGAACAGTCCACGCCAGTGGCGGACAGGGCGGAGAAGAGCGCCGGCGCGCCGGCCGAGAGCGGGCTCGTGATGCCGCGGTCGACAGTGCCCCGACGCCGTCGTCGTCCGGTGATGGTGCTCGTCGGCGCGTTGTTGTGTGTGAACGGTGGGTTGGTGGGTGCGTGGTTGTCCACCACTGCGGCGGATACAGCAGCGGTGTTGGTGGTGGCGCGGCCAGTTGCCTACGGCGACGCGCTGACGGCGGCGGACGTGCGCGTCACGCAGATCACGGTGGGCGCCGGTGTGTCGGTCGTACCCGCCTCTCGGCGCAGCCAGGTGCTGGGCCAGTTCGCGACCAGGGACCTGCGCCCCAGCACGCTGTTGACGCGTAGCGCGCTGAGTAGACAACGGGTTCCGGGGCCGGGTGAGGAGCTGGTCGGTGTGGCCGTGAGCGCGAGTCGGATGCCGAACCAGCCGTTGCGCGCCCAGGACCAGGTGGCGGTGGTGAGCACGCCGCCCGACGATGCTGATCCGCCGACTGAGCAGCCGGATGAGCTGGCCGCGACCGTGGTGAGCGTGGGCCGACCGGACGCGAACGGGATCCGGGTGGTCGATCTACGGGTGCCGGCCGGCGCGGGAGCGGCGCTGGCGGCACGCGCAGCGACGGGCAGGGTCGCTCTCGTGCTGCGGGCTCCAGGCGAGTGA